Sequence from the Chthoniobacterales bacterium genome:
GTCATCACGGTCCTTGCGATCTTTCCCATTTCCGTCACTTCTTCGCTCTTCGCCCCCGCGTAGTTGCCGGGCGGGGGTATAAGGCCCTCGCTTTTCTTCAATGCCTCGACGTCATGAAAAGTGTGTGACTCGAACTTCTTGTGCAAAGCTGCCGTGATCGAGTTCCCGCCGATCGGCAGGGTGCGCATGAAAATATCTTCGCCCTCCGCAAAGATCAGGTTTGTCGCGCGTGAACCGATGTCGATGAGCAGTGAGCAGCCCTGCGCCTCGGGGTAATTGTAGCGAAAGGCGTTGTAGAGTGCTGTCGGGGAAGGCTCGATGAGGGCAGGGGTAAGGCGCGCCCCTTTGAGAGCACCGACCGTGTCCTCCAACGCATCCACTTTGGTTGCGATGATCAGCGCGTGCATGCCGGCTTCGTCTTTATCCGGCAGCAATTGATAGGCCCACGCAACGTCTTCGATCGGGTAGGGCACGTTTTGCTGCGCCTCGAAAAACAGCATCTGGCCGATCTTCTCCGGCGCCACGCTGGGGATTTTCACGAATCTCGCGAAGACCCCCTGAGAGGGGATGGCGCAGTATACTTCGCCGTGATTCCAGCCTGTTTTTGCCTTGAGCTCACTCAGAGCGATGCGCAGCTGTCCAGGGCGGCTGTCATCAGCGGCAGGATCAGGCAGGAGGTCCGTCTGCGCGTAGGAAACAAGCGAGATACCATCGTTCGCCGCCTCGAAGACCGCCATGGTGACGGTCTGCATGCCAAGGTTCAGGGTGGCGACGCGGGACGGTGCTTTTGGCATATCAGCAGTCTTGGTAAGCGGGATCTGTAGCTGGCGGGGCCTTACATTCCAGCGGGACGGGCCTTGATCGCCTCGTAATAGTCCCACACAAGCGGAGCGAACGGCGTTTCGTTTTTGTTGAGCACATATCCTTGTGTGGTTGTCTGCTGCTCCCACCACTTGCCCTTGCCCTTCCAACTGGCCTCGGCCACGAGTTGGCCCTGTTGCGAGATGGTTACTCCCACATCGACGACGGCCGACGCGGCGGTCGAGGGGGCCCTGCCGCCAAAGAAGCGCTCAAGGGTGCGCGGGCTGACATACATCACGGAGTTGAGGCCTTTGGCTTGGGGAATCGCGACGTGAGTGACAGAACCGGAGAGAAGGGTTCCCTTGGGATTCTCGCGGTCTTTGTTGTTTAGCAGGATATAGTAATTGATCGTGATCTCATCGAGAAATTCGGGCTTTTTCTGGCGAGGCTGCCAATCGAAATTCACTTCAACGGCCAGAAAATCTTTGTTTTTGCTGACCTTCTTGCCGGTCGGGCCGAGGGAAAATTGGTAGTCCGGCGTGCTCACATATTCTGGGGTGATTTTGGCGATGGCGAAGTCGCCGCTCGGGGTCTGCTGGGCGCAAAGCGGCGTGGCCAGCATGATCGCGAGTGTCGGTAGGATGTGTCTTTTCATGGTGTTGTTCGATGTTGTTGGAGGATGTGTTGGTTCAGGCCGCCGGGACGCGGCCGCGGAAATAGTCGATGGTGCGGGCGATGCCCTCGTCGAACGCCACGGTCGGCCGCCAGCCCAGCTCGCGCTGGGCCCTTGTGATGTCGGGCTGACGCACCTTGGGGTCGTCAACCGGGAGAGGGCGGTAAACAATCTCGCTTTCCGGCGCTATGAGGTCGCGGATGCGCTCGGCAAACTCCTTGATCGTCATTTCGTGGGGATTGCCGATGTTCACAGGTTCGTGGAAGCCGCTCATCATGAGCCGGAAGATTCCGTCGATCAGATCCGAGACGAAGCAGAAACTTCTGGTCTGCGAGCCGTCGCCGAAGACAGTGATCGGCTGCCCGGCGAGCGCTTGGCCGATGAAAGCCGGAACGACGCGACCGTCGCGCAGACGCATGCGCGGCCCGTAGGTATTGAAGATTCGCACGATCTTAGTGTCCATCTTGTGGAAGCGATGGTAGGCCATGGTCATGGCCTCGGCGAATCGCTTGGCTTCGTCATAGACGCCGCGCGGGCCGATGGGATTGACGTTGCCCCAGTATTCCTCGCTCTGCGGATGGACAAGCGGATCGCCGTAGCATTCCGACGTCGAGGCCAGCAGAAAGGACGCTCCCTTTGCTCGCGCCAACCCCAAGGCGTTGTGTGTCCCCAAAGCCCCCACCTTCATGGTCTGGATCGGCAACTCGAGATAGTCGATCGGGCTGGCCGGCGAAGCCATATGGAAGATGTGATCGATCCTGCCGGGGATGTAGAGGTATTGCGTGACGTCCTGCTTGATGTAGCGGAAGTCGGGATTGCCCGCCAGGTGGGCTATGTTGTCGATGCTGCCGGTGATCAAGTTGTCGATGGCGATGACTTGATGTCCTTCGGCAAGCAGCCGGTCGCAGAGATGCGACCCGAGGAAGCCTGCGCCGCCCGTGACGAGGGAAACATGCTTGGAGGAAGATGACATGAATTGGAAAGACTACAGGACGGCCGGCAAATTTTCGAGAACTTAAGCGTCAGCGTGCACCGCGGCCCAAAAGAACCACGGGTATGGTCCGCAGCAGGATCTTCAGATCGAGCCAGAGCGACCAATTGTCTATGTATCGGACATCCAGCTTCACCCAGTCGTCAAAGTCCCGCACATCGTTGCGCCCGCTGACTTGCCAAAGGCACGTGAGGCCCGGCTTCATGCTCAATCGCCGCCGGTGCGCCGTGAGTTCGAAGTTGTCCACTTCGTAGATCGGCAGAGGACGCGGACCCACCAGGCTCATCTGGCCGAGGAGCACGTTGATCAGTTGCGGAAACTCATCAACGCTGGTTTTTCGCAACCAACGTCCGAATCTTGTCACGCGCGGATCGTCGGCAACCTTGAAGACGGGACCGCTCATCTGGTTGAGCGCCAGGAGTTCGTCACGCTGTGTTTCGGCACCCGGGTTCATCGACCGGAACTTGAACATGGTGAACGGGCGGCCGTAGCGCCCGGCGCGGGTTTGTTTGAAGATGACCGGGCCGGGGGAGGAGACCTTGATGATCGTCGCCACGACAACGAAAAACGGCATCAAAAGCACAAGGCCAAGCAACGCCCCGAGACGATCCATCGTGCTTTTGACCAAGAGAGCCCAGGAGAGGTCCGGCGTCCGTCGAAAGACCAGCATCGGGGTGGACCCAAGCGAGTCATAGGCGGGGCGGGCGATCGACGAGCGCACAAAGTCGGCGGCGAGCCATGCCTCGACCCCTTCCGTTTCACAGGCGGCGATTGCTTCCTGCAAACCCGGCGTGGCGTGGGATCCGAAACTCAGGATGACACGCCCGACGCTGTGGCGGTGTATGGCATCGACCAGCGATTGCACCGGTTCGGTGCCGAGATCGATCCGCTCGACGATGTTGAGTTCGAGTTTTTGCACCGGTGAGAGGCTTTCCACGAGTTCGCTCATCCGCTCCGGTTCCCCGGCCAGAATCACACTTTCGCCGTGCGCTCCTTTGCGCAGGCGGCGGAGTCGCAAGTGACGAAACGCAGCCTCCCGCAGCAACAGGCCGGGGGGTGCGATAAGAAGAAAAAGGACAAACGCCGACCGGCTGGGAATCGTGAGTTTCAGAAACACGACACAGGCACCGAGGATCAACCCCAACCAGACTCCCGCGTAGGTAATCTGCCGCAACGACCGCGCCGCGGATTTTTCCAAAGGATACTGATAAAATCCCTGCATCTCCAAAAGCAGAGGCCCGAAGAGGCCGACCACAATGAACATCCACACAAAAGCCTGGAGCGGCGGGATATCCGGGAGAACATCGAAGTCGATCATCTGGTAGTGGCGTAGGGCAAATCCGATATACAGAGCGCCTACCAAGATCGCCGCATCGGCAAGTTGGTTCAGTTGCAGCGAGAGTTCCTGTCTTCGCGAAATCATGTCGGGGTAAATTTCCGGCGAAATACGCATGGCGACAAACGCGCGGAATAGCTATATGAAAAGCACTTTTTCATGAAACGGAAGAAAAAGCCTGCGATGAGCCGTGCCCCGCTGGTGGTTGCGACGGTCCATACGCCGCGCGGGTTACGCCAAGCCGCGCGCTCCGTGCCCAAGGGCATCGATCTTGTGGAGATCCGGCTCGATTGCCTTGCGCGTCATTCGGAGATCGTCTCGGAATTTGGGCCGCTCATCCGCTGTCCGCTCCTCTTCACGGCGCGGCATCCTCGGGAGGGCGGCGCCTCCGGAGTGCCTGCCGGACACCGCCGCTTCGTGCTCGAACAGTTTCTTCCTTTGGCCTCCGCCGTAGATGTCGAACTGCGCTCTGTTCCGGACATGCGGGACACGACTTCCGCGGTCCGCAGGGCGGGCAAAACTCTCGTGCTCTCCTTCCATGATTTCGGCCGCACGCCTCCGCTTGCCGACCTGCGTGCAAAAGTGGCCTCCGCGCGACGAGCCGGTGCGGATGTTGTGAAAATCGCCTCGACCCTGCGCAGTGCCCGCGACCTGGCGACACTGCTTCTTCTTCAAACTTCGCACCCGCAGATTGGCCTGGCGACGATGGGCATGGGGCCTCTCGGCCGCGTTTCACGCCTTGTGCTCGCGGCAGCCGGGTCGCACCTCAATTACGGTTACCTCGACCGGGCACAAGTGGAGGGACAGTGGGAGGCTCCTGTGCTTGCTGCGAGGCTCGGCGAGGTGCTGCCTTGAAAGACTGGATCCAGCGTATCGTCACGGGTTCTGCCCTTCGCGACGATGAGACGGCCGGCGTCGTGGCGGATTTGGTTTCCTCGCGCCACAGCGACGAGGCAAAAGCGGATTTTCTCGAGGCTCTCCACCGGCGCGGCGAAACCCCGGATGAAATCCTCGGCTTCGCCCGGGGATTCCTGCGCGAGGCAAAGCCGTTTGAAGCGCCGGCTGATATCGGCCCGCTGCTGGAGGTTTGCGGCACCGGTGGAGACCGCTTGGGCCTTTTCAATGTCTCGACCGCCGTGATGTTTGTCGCCGCCGGCGCAGGCGCAAAGGTCGTCAAGCACGGGAACCGCGGCGCGACCTCCAAGAGCGGCGGAGCCGACGTGCTGGAGGCACTCGGACTGCCACTGGACTTTGAAACAAAACAGCTGCAAAAAATGCTGGAGGAAGCCGGCGCCACATTTCTCTTTGCCCCGAGTTTTCACCCGGCATTCCGAGCAGTGGCACCGGCGCGCAAAATCCTCTCCGCGCGCGGAAGCGCGAGCGTTTTCAATATTCTCGGACCTCTGCTCAACCCCGCCCAACCCGAACTCCAGCTTTCCGGTGTTTTTGCCGCGCAACTCACCGACATCTACGCGAATGTTCTTCGCGGTCTCGGCCGGACCAAGGCATGGGTAGTCCACGGGCGGGCGGGCGATCATGGCGTAATGGACGAAGTGTCGACCCTCGGGCCGACGATGGTGGTGGAGATCTCTTCCGAAGACTCCCGCAGATTCACTTTGGATCCCGCGGAAATGGGTGTTCGCCAGGGGAAACTTGCCGATTTGCAAGGAGGAGATGCGGCGGAAAACGCGCGCATCATGACGTTGTTGCTGTCCGGCGAGATGCGCGGCGCTGCCCGTGACCTGGTGCTGGTCAACACCGCGGCCGCGCTTTTGGTTGCCGGCATTGCGACCTCTTGGGGCGAGGGGATGTCGCGCGCGGCCGAATCGATCGACTCCGGCGCGGCCGCAAAGGTTCTGCAAAAAATGCTGCGCTTTGCGCGAAGCCGTTAATTCTCCGCCGCCTTGGCGCCCATGACTTTGGTCCAGATCGGCAAAGCGAGGGTCGCGCCGTAGCCGCGATCGACAATGGTTTTGGGCTGATCGAATCCGACCCAGACCCCGCATGTCGTGTCCCGGTCGAATCCGATGAACCACGCATCGCGGTAGTCGTTCGTCGTGCCCGTCTTGCCCGCCGCCGAGCCGTCATTTTTGTATCCCAGTGCGGCCGCCACGGCACCGGTCCCGCGGGTCATCGCCTCGCGCAGCACCCCGACAGTTGTCCTCGCAGGACCAGCCGTCAGAATCCTGCCCAGCGTGCCGCGATGACGATAAAGCACGCGGCCTTGCGCATCCTCTACTCGCTCGAGCAAGTAAGGCGACGGCGCGACACCGTCGTTAGCCAGTGCGGCATAAGCGACTGTCAAGGCGCGCAGAGTGCTGGTGAAAGATCCGAGGAAGATCGAAGGAAAACGCGGCAGGTCCGCGGCCAGCTCCGCGGCCATAAGGCATTCCCGCACCCGGTCTATTCCCGCCATCATGCCCACGCGAACGCTCATCGTGTTGCGCGAAAGCACCAGCCCGTCCTTTGCCGGCAGCATGCCCCGGTAAGTGTCATCGCTGTTGCCCGGATCATAATTGCCGAACGATTTCGGCAATTCTCCCGGCGAAAGGCGGTTGTCGCTCACCGGCGAGTCGGGGCTCAGGCCTCCGGCAAAAGCCACAGCGTAAACAAAAGGCTTCACCGCGGACCCGACCTGCCGTTCCGCAAAATACGCACGGTTGTATTTGCTCGCCGCGTAGTCGCGTCCGCCGACCAAAACCCGCACGCCGCCGCTGCGATTGTCGATCGCCATGGCCGCCGCCTGCAAGTAAGGCGTTCCTTCGCGGCTTTGCGGGTCCACACTGGCGACGTCGGCCTTGCGCGGGTGCGGATAGCCGGACCTTTCCTCCACGGAATGCAACTGTTCCTCCACTGCTGCCACAGCGGCCTTTTGCATCGCACCATCCAGCGTGGTGTAAATTTTCAAGCCGGCGGAATCGATCACGTCCTGCGGCAGGATCTTCTCGAGTTCGCGCGAGATCAGTTCCATCGCCCAGTCCTCCTGCGGCGGCGGCGGCCGCTCCGCGGCCAGAAGCAATGGTTCGGCTTGCGCCTCGAAACGCTCACCGGGAGAGATGAACCCTTGGTCTTCCATTTGCTGCAAAGTAAGATTTCTCTGGGCGAGAGCACCGTCGGGATCGCGGAACGGTGACAGGCGGTTCGGGCTGCGTATCAGCCCCGCGAGCAAAGCCGCCTCGGACAGCGTTATTTCCAACGCGGGCTTGTGAAAATAGGCTTGGCTCGCCGTTTCGACTCCGAAGAGACCCGACCCGAAGTAGATCCGGTTCATGTAGTGGG
This genomic interval carries:
- a CDS encoding SDR family oxidoreductase gives rise to the protein MSSSSKHVSLVTGGAGFLGSHLCDRLLAEGHQVIAIDNLITGSIDNIAHLAGNPDFRYIKQDVTQYLYIPGRIDHIFHMASPASPIDYLELPIQTMKVGALGTHNALGLARAKGASFLLASTSECYGDPLVHPQSEEYWGNVNPIGPRGVYDEAKRFAEAMTMAYHRFHKMDTKIVRIFNTYGPRMRLRDGRVVPAFIGQALAGQPITVFGDGSQTRSFCFVSDLIDGIFRLMMSGFHEPVNIGNPHEMTIKEFAERIRDLIAPESEIVYRPLPVDDPKVRQPDITRAQRELGWRPTVAFDEGIARTIDYFRGRVPAA
- a CDS encoding sugar transferase; translated protein: MISRRQELSLQLNQLADAAILVGALYIGFALRHYQMIDFDVLPDIPPLQAFVWMFIVVGLFGPLLLEMQGFYQYPLEKSAARSLRQITYAGVWLGLILGACVVFLKLTIPSRSAFVLFLLIAPPGLLLREAAFRHLRLRRLRKGAHGESVILAGEPERMSELVESLSPVQKLELNIVERIDLGTEPVQSLVDAIHRHSVGRVILSFGSHATPGLQEAIAACETEGVEAWLAADFVRSSIARPAYDSLGSTPMLVFRRTPDLSWALLVKSTMDRLGALLGLVLLMPFFVVVATIIKVSSPGPVIFKQTRAGRYGRPFTMFKFRSMNPGAETQRDELLALNQMSGPVFKVADDPRVTRFGRWLRKTSVDEFPQLINVLLGQMSLVGPRPLPIYEVDNFELTAHRRRLSMKPGLTCLWQVSGRNDVRDFDDWVKLDVRYIDNWSLWLDLKILLRTIPVVLLGRGAR
- a CDS encoding type I 3-dehydroquinate dehydratase produces the protein MKRKKKPAMSRAPLVVATVHTPRGLRQAARSVPKGIDLVEIRLDCLARHSEIVSEFGPLIRCPLLFTARHPREGGASGVPAGHRRFVLEQFLPLASAVDVELRSVPDMRDTTSAVRRAGKTLVLSFHDFGRTPPLADLRAKVASARRAGADVVKIASTLRSARDLATLLLLQTSHPQIGLATMGMGPLGRVSRLVLAAAGSHLNYGYLDRAQVEGQWEAPVLAARLGEVLP
- the trpD gene encoding anthranilate phosphoribosyltransferase, whose translation is MGGSCACCEARRGAALKDWIQRIVTGSALRDDETAGVVADLVSSRHSDEAKADFLEALHRRGETPDEILGFARGFLREAKPFEAPADIGPLLEVCGTGGDRLGLFNVSTAVMFVAAGAGAKVVKHGNRGATSKSGGADVLEALGLPLDFETKQLQKMLEEAGATFLFAPSFHPAFRAVAPARKILSARGSASVFNILGPLLNPAQPELQLSGVFAAQLTDIYANVLRGLGRTKAWVVHGRAGDHGVMDEVSTLGPTMVVEISSEDSRRFTLDPAEMGVRQGKLADLQGGDAAENARIMTLLLSGEMRGAARDLVLVNTAAALLVAGIATSWGEGMSRAAESIDSGAAAKVLQKMLRFARSR